TTTTAGGTTGGCATTTTTCATCGCCTGCCACCAGGAAGGGAGGAGGATTTCGACGTCCAGCGCCAGCATCGTTTCACTTGCCTCTGTTAAAAACATCCACGCTTCTTCCTCGGTGAGATGCGTTTTGAAGTAACCATCCTCGCTCAACCACGGAATCAGTCGGGCCCAGCGGCTTTGTTCACTATCGACTTTTTCTAAAAAAGGACGCCATTTCGCAGGAAGCTTGGAGGTGCCTTCGATGTCATAGATATCATCCGGTTTCTTTTTCCCGCGCAAAAAGACATCGAGTGTCCAGGCGCCTTCGCCATCGATCGGCTCATCGAGTCTGAGGCCGATGGTAAACGGTGTGTCATTCTCCTTGATGCCAACCCATTCGAGCCAACTTTCCTCATCAAAATATCGGGCGAGCTCGCCGCCAGAGATGTTTTGCTTTCGAAGTAGGTCAAGCTTCGGCCCAAAGAGTTCCTTCATGGCTGCGTTGCGCGTTAAGTAGCCGTCCAGCGCGCTGTTGAATAAATCGGATATGTATGTTTTGGTGGTCGTTTCTTGACCGTCTTCTACGGGCTGCTCCCAAAAAGAAGGATCAAACTCATCCTTCACACGTTCCGGCAGCTTCCAGCGGAAATCCCCATGCTCCCACACCGAAAAGTCCGGCAGCCAGTCCTTCTCCACGATGCCTTCAAACATGGCGTGGGCCGCGGCAAGACAAGTCTCTGACTCTTCATTCCAATCCCATTCGATATAGCGATTGAAGGATTCTTTAGCAAAAAGGGAAACAAGCTGCCAGCCGCTGACGACCACTCCTTCGACGTCGTCCAAGGTCTCGTTCTCCAGGAGCGTGCCAAAGAAGCTCTCCTCATGACTGCTAAAAACGAGGTCTTTCCACCGAAACGGATTCATAAAGCGGCCGTGCTCATCCTGGGCCCTAAGCAGAAAGCGGCCATCACCTAATTTAGTTGTCAGCAATTTCATAAACCTAGTTTTAAGCATGGTACAAAACTCCTTTTGTTTTGGGGACAGTCCCCCAGGGCGTTAATGCATTAACGCGCCGGGGGACTGTCCCCCGACCTTAGCTTTCGATCAGCTTACTCCGCTTACACTCCTCGTGGAACGCCCGCAACCGTTTCGTCCGCTCAAGTAGGGTTTCCATAAAGTACTCCCAATCATCCACACGCTTTAGTTTCTTGTACAGCGTCCGTAACTTCTTCAAATGGCGCACCGCCAACTTGTAGCTGCTCCGGTTCTTCTGGTCAATCTCCTTCTGTGCCGTTTGGTGAAGCATCCCCAACAGCACCTCGGGCCGTTCCTTCTCAATCAACTTTAACCGTTCCTTCGGCAAATCATAGAAATTCAAGCCGATAAACGCCTGGAGCTCGCCCCAGCGGTCATACTGCCCGCGCTCGAACAACATATATTCATACTCGCGGAAACTATAGGGCAACGTCTGCAACAACGCACGCTCAATCAAATCTGCCCGGTCCGACTCCGTACAATAAGGCGTCACCGCCCGAAGTGCATCCCGAACGAACGACACACAACTATGATAGCCGCCGAGCTCCTCCAGATACGCCTTGATTTTTTGCAAAAACAACTCAATCAACGTGCCTACCCGGCGCCACGCCTTCAACCCGCTTAAATAATCAATCCAATACAACAGATACGGCACAATCACGGCATCGTCAAACAGCCCAACCTGCTTCAACGCCGCCTCATCATCCCCGAGCAACAAGTTAATATGAATCCCGGCCACCATTAACGGCGCCGGATTCTCCCAATCGTGCAGCTCTTTCAACCGGGCCTGAATCTTTACAACCTCCGCCTCACGCCATTCCTTCTTCTTGAAAAATTGCACCCACAACAAGCGATACAAATAAATCCGCTCATACTCAATTCCACTTGTACACGTCAACAGGTCAAACGCATCGTCCTTCAATTTTTCAATAAACTCATCAAAGGCAAACGGCAGCGACTGCACACCAATCTTCACCGCCAGCTCATGCGCATCCTCCATCAGGTTCTGGAATAAATGCAAATACGCCCGCTTCACGACATCTGCACTATGCTCAAGCTGATCGCTCAGCACCGCCAGCTTCCGGAACGACACCACAATCCAAACCATTTCATATAACAAGCGCCATTCCTGCTCGACCGGGGCACTCGCATGAACGCGCCGCTCGTAGATGCCAAACAGTTCTGGAACCACATATGGGCTCGTATATTTTTTCGAAGCCAACAACGTGTCAAAGCTCGCCTCGAACGACTGCACCCAACGACTGTACTCCGGCTTCAACACACCGTTCGCCTTCACGAGGTCCTTCGCCGTCTGCATACCCCATGAGGAAATCGCCGCCTGCTCCCGGGCCGGTTCGCGCCACTCTGTCACCCAATCCGCGACACTGCCAAACTGGGCATACACCGCAAAAAAGGTCGCCATCTGATGCCGGCAAAAGCCCTCCGCCGGACACGAGCACGAGCTCTCCGATAAAAACGACAGGATGAGCTTCACGTAGCAAGGCGTGACGTCCTGGACCGTCGAGGTTACCTTTTCATCATGGAAAATTTGTACCTGCTTCACCAGCCCTTGCCGGTACAACATCAATCCCTTGGACACAAGCTTCGCATCCTCCGTCACACTCGAGTGCAGCAACTCCCGCAACTGTTCCGAGAAGAGTTCAATATTTTCACTAACCGGCGTCAACTCCATACCGCAACCCCCTTTTTGGAAAAAGAAAAATCCCATCCGTACAAGATCGTTAAAAATCCATATTCCTTTATTATAACCAAAAATTCGCAATTCGAGGAGGGGAAGACTCAGAAACGTGGATTTTTAAACCAAAGCCGGTTCACTTTACGTGAAGTCTATATTAATTTTTGGGAATAAATCTAAATATTTACAATTTATGTTAAACTGGTTTTACAAGATTAATAGTGATAAGAGAGGTAAGGATATGGGCAAAAAGCTAGTCATTACAGTTCTGTGCTTCCTGCTAGTTTTACAAGGGGGAGGGTTTGTACAGGCAGGTGCCTTAAATAGTACTCAACTGGTAAAAACTAATGCTGCAGATGATACTAATGCTCCTGTGCTTGAAAACTTCACGGTCTTGCCAGAATATCCAGCAATCGGTGGCACGCTTACCATGACGGCAAAAGTTTCCGATGAATCCGGGGTAAGTAGGGTAACGGCCATTCTACACAATTTCACGGAAAAAGAATTCGAGATGACGCTCAACCAGGAAACGGGGTTATGGCAGGTCGATATTCCAATTGACAGTTATGCCCTGGTGGGAACATGGAATTTGTATGTAAGGATGTATGATACGGTTGCAAACAACACATTAAAGTCTTGTGATGAATTTGTGGACTACATAGTGATATCAAACCAGGCACATAGAGACATGGATCCTCCTATAATCCGGTCTATTTCTCTTAATCCCATGCCAGTCGTAGTAGAAGACCCCTTTACCATCCGTGTAAAAATAGAGGAGGAAGAATCGGGAGTGGCGTCCGTGGAGGGAGAACTATCGGATGGGAAGAGGGACAGTGCAGTAACGATCCCGCTTTCATACGATAGCAACACCGATGAATGGGTAGCAACCTACACCTATCCTGAAAACACACCACTTAATGAAAAATACTTATTTATTAAGGTCCGGGATGGGGCTGGCAATTTCAATCAAAGTGGCATCCTCTTTTACCCAAAAAGCAAATATACAGATGAAACGCCACCTGACAGGCCGATTGTCAATGAAATCACCGACAAAGATACAGTCGTTACTGGGCAGGCGGAGCCAGGTTCTATTGTTAAAGTGTGGAATAATGCCACGATTGGAACGGCGACAACAGGAATCGACGGCCAATTTTCGGTCGCGATTCCTGCGCAGCCAGCTCACAGCAGGATTCTCGTAACCGCCTATGATCATGCAGGAAATAGCAGTGATTCTGCGATTCTCTTTGTAAAAGACAAGACCCCACCGGCAAAGCCAATCGTCAATGAAGTCACCGACGCAAATGAGGTTCTAACGGGGAAGGCGGAACCTTGGGGAACCGTCCAAGTGAAAATAGCCGGTAAACTGCTTGACACCACACCTGTGGATGGGCACGGTGACTTCGAGTTTGTGTTCCCGTGGGTGAATCATACTCCTTTACAGCCCGCGGGCACCGAACTAAGCGTGACAGCCCTTGATAGAGAAGGAAATGAAAGTGAACCAACCGTGGTGGTGGTGAAGGATGCGACTCCGCCAAAGGGGCCGTACATATACCTGGTTACGGACCAAGATACGCAAATAAGTGGGTGGACTGACAGTGTAGCAACGATAGAGGTGAAGGCGGACGACGTTCTTTTAGGCTCTACCACCTGTGAAAAAAATGTCACCTTCAGCATACCAATTCCGCAGCAAAAAGCAGGGACTATATTAAAAATCACAGCTACGGATCTGGCCGGAAACGTCAGTGTTACACAAAAAACGGTACTAGACAGAACCCCGCCTGAACAACCGCATGTCAAAAAGGTAACCGATCAGGATACAGTCGTTACGGGAGAAGCGGAGGCAGGTTCAAGAATAGACGTGGAAGGAAATACGGTGCTTGGAACAGCAATTACAGGAACAGACGGAAAATTCTCCGTGACCATTCCACGACAAGAGGCAGACACGCAATTAGCTATTTATGCGTGGGATGCAGCCGGAAATCGAAGCCCAATAGAATATGTGAGGGTAGCCGACGGCACACCGCCACTGCCGCCGGTCGTCAATGAAGTCAGCGATATGGATACCGTTGTCAACGGCAAGGCAGAGATCTATTCGACGGTGGAAGTGAAGGTAAACGGTGTGGTAATAGGGTCAACTATGACCTATCACGATCAATTTTCCGTGAACATCCCTTCACAACCAGCGGGCACGGAACTAACCATCACGGCAACGGACAGGCTTGGAAACGTGAGTCCTGCAGCCACCGTAACGGTTGTTAAAAGCAAACCGGTCCTCATGGGCTGGGTAGAAGAAAACGGCAAGATGTATTACTATGATCCCGTCACCCATGTGAAAAAGACAGGCTGGTTCACTGTTGGGATGTCCAAGTATTTCTTTGACTTAACAACGGGCACTATGCAGGTCGGATGGATGAAAGAAGGAGCCACTTGGTACTACTTCCGCGACGATGGGGAAATGGTGACGGGCTGGGTCCTGGATAGAGGCACTCGTTACTACCTAAATAGCAGTGGAGCGATGCAGACAGGCTGGGTCAAAGATGGCACGGGCTGGTTCTTTTTCAACAACAGTGGGGCGATGCAAACCGGCTGGTTGAAGGTTGGAAAGGTCTGGTACTATCTGAACAGCAATGGTTCAATGCAAACGGGCTGGCTATGGTGGGGTAAAGGCTGGTACTACTTCAAAGGGAGCGGCGCGATGGCCACCGGCTGGGCGAAGGTCGGCGCAACGTGGTACTACTTCAACAGCAGCGGGACAATGGTCACAGGTTGGTTAAAAAGCGGCCGCCAGTGGTATTACCTCAATAGTAGCGGAGCCATGGTAACCGGCTGGGCGAAAATCGCAGGAAAGTCTTACTACTTTTATAGTAATGGTGTGTTGAAATAACGGTTAGTAGCCCCTTGATTATAGGATCAAGGGGCTTTTTACTTATGACAATAATTGCCGAATGGTTTCATTCACCAACCATATTCGCAGGTGATATACTAGAAATCGTAATCATATAATAGAGAGATATTTTTATAGGGGGCATTTTCTATGCAATGGTTTTTGAAGGCGTTACAGAATTACGCCGTGTTTAACGGCCGGGCAAGACGGAAGGAATATTGGTTTTTTGTTTTGTTCGTAGGGATTATTTCAATCGTGCTTACAGTATTAATGGAAGCGACTAATTCATGGGCAACAATCATCCTCGCTCTTGTTTTTTATGTAGCAATCATCATTCCATCCATCGCCGTCACTGTGCGCAGACTGCACGATATTGGCCGTAGCGGCTGGTGGTATTTACTTAGCTTAGTTCCGCTTGGCAACTTAGTTATCCTTATCTTCACATTACTAGAAAGCCAACCAGAAGCGAACCAATGGGGTCCAAACCCGTTAGAGAAGAGCTTATAATTGAAAAAAGCCGCTTCGATAGCGGTTTTTATTTTTCCAAAAAGTGCTTCTACTTCCAAGCGAACCACCCATATATAATAGAAAAATAGACATAGAAAACTAGGGGGAAATCAGTTGGGCAAGCGAATTATTCTATCGATCATCGCCTTGATGCTATGCATTCCGGGCTTGGGGCTGACAGTTGGCGCAACGCCGGCCGCGGCATCTGCAGAAGAACCAATACTAGACTATCTCGAAAGCGCCTCCGTTTCACAAACTGAAGCGAACGTAGGGGATACGATTACGATTAAAGCAAAATTAAATGTCTCGGCCGACTTCCTTCGAGGTGTTCGGGCACACTTATCAGGTGCCACCGAAAAGGTAGTGGACTTGGCTTACAAAGCGGGCGAAGACAGATGGGTCGGCACCTACCAAATCAGGCCGTATGATCATCAAGGGAAATGGAACCTCTCCTTCTATATTGAGACAAAAGAGGGAGGATGGGGAGAGCCGAAAACGGACCAATCCATCACGGTGACCAACCCGAACGAGGACCGGGCACTACCGGTCGCGAACAGCATTACTCTCGATCCGCAAACGGTCAAAGCAGGCGAGCCGTTCCAGATTCGAGCGAAAATCTCCGATAACTCCGGGGTAGCGTCTGTTAAGGCAGATTTTAATAAGGATGGGGTAACATGGTTCGGTCCGAAGTTGACGTACGACAGCAGCAAGGACGAATGGACGGTGCCATACACCTTTAATACCAACACGGTTCCCGGGGACTGGGAGCTCGAATTGACAATTACAGACGTGGCGAGCAACGTATCGACGGTAACGAAAGCATTTCAGCTTACGAATCCCAATCTAGACACCGTTGCTCCAACATTTAAAAGCTTAACGATTAGCAAAGAAGTGGTGACGCACAGCGAACAACTAAAGGTACAGGCTGATATCAGCGATGACAATTCCGGCATCGCGTTCGCCGAAGTCAGATTCGAATTCATTGATTTAACTCATTACTATAGTTTCGCTCTTGTGAAAAATCCATCCACAGGGCTGTGGGAAACGACAATCAATGTCCCGTCGTACTTTGAGACGGGCACCTTTAACGTGTATCTTCAAGTAGAAGATAAAGCAGGAAATGCCATTTTTCCAAGAAACGGCCAAAGGTTGCAGGTCTATGTGGCAAAGCCAACCGTTAACAAGGTATCCGATAAAGATACTTATGTCAGCGGGACAGGCGAACCAGGCTTCACGATTGAAGTGAAAGCGGGCGATACACTGCTCGGATCTGCGGTGGTTGGAGGCGACAGAAAGTTCAGCGTGAAGATTCCAACTCAAAAAGAGGGCACCCAAATATCTGTAGGCACCATCGACAGCTACGGTACGAAGAGCGTGCCTGCCTATGTGACGGTGGAAAAAGCGAAGCCGTCCGGCTGGGTGAACCAAGCCGGCAAATGGTACTACTATGACCCTGCCACTTTCGCTTTGAAGACAGGCTGGTTCAAGGTCGGTACCACCTGGTACTATGCGAACTCAAGCGGCGTGATGCAGACGGGTTGGATTAAGCTAGGGACCACTTGGTATTACCTGACTTCGAGCGGCGCGATGAAAACGGGCTGGCTGCAACTCGGTAAGACGTGGTACTACTTTAACGGCAGCGGCGCCATGGTTACCGGCTGGCTGAAGAGCGGAACGACATGGTATTACTTCAATGGAAGCGGCGCGATGGTCACCGGCTGGGTAAAAATCGGCAGCAAATCGTACTATTTTTATAGTAGCGGCGCGTTAAGATAGGAAGTTGAAAGCACACGAGGCGTGATCGTGTGCTTTTTTGTGTGTAAAATTACACTTTTGTGAGGGTTATCAGCGAATTTTCACTACTTATCAGCGAATCTAGAAATATATCAGCGAATTTTTGGCGTTTATCGGCGAATCTACGAATTTATCAGCGAATCGAAAATGGCGTCGTTTTTTTCTATGCCCCAAAAATAATTTAGTCTACAACTATAGTCGTAGAAAACTTCACACTAAAGCAGAATGTCTATTTTTTATAAAAACACTAAAATAAAGGTATCAATAGGGAATAGGGCTGGTCAAAATGAAAATCTATGAAACGCATGTAAACACAAGGAATTTAGAACAATCTATCGCATTCTATCAATCACTGGGGCTGGAGCTTGCCTACGTCATTGAAGAGCGACGCGTCGCATTTTTCTGGCTCGGGGAAGCCGGCACAAAAGAGCAGATGCTCGGCGTATGGGAGGAGCCCGCTGAAACATTCACGCCATCACACTTCGCCTTCGCGGTGCCGCTCGACGAGTTGCTGAAGATACCTTCCTTTTTAGAAAAAAGAGGAATCGAGCTCCGTCCGTCGTTCGGGCTAGATGCCTCAGAACCAGTGGTCCACACCTGGATGCCCGCCGCGTCCTACTATTTCGCGGACCCGGACGGCAACTCGCTTGAATACTTGGCGTTGCTGGAAGGGGAGGCCAAACCGGAACTTGGCGTGGTTCACTTGAGCGAGTGGCAACGGGTGTGTGCCGAGTCATGATCAATGGTCTATACTAAGCGCATGGGGTTGTTGTGATTGGTGGAGGGGGCCTTTAGCGTGGGGCACCCTTGGTTTGATGCTGAATTGGAAGGTGGTTTCCGATATTTGTAGAATCCAGGCTGGATTTTGTAGAATTGACCTTCGGTTTTGTAGAATTCCTCTGGTCGAAACGGCGATTTGTAGAAATAATCGAAATCTGTGTAGAAAAACCGATTAAGTCCATATAATTGTGTAAAAAGAAAAGAGTCATTTTATTCCTTCTTGGCTACAATGTTTAACAACCACGATAAACAATGAAAGAGGAATAAAAATGACTCAGTTACAGTTTACCCTAGATATGGAAGTTTTAAAAGATTCTGTTATGAATTCAAACATTGATACCGTTATTAAATCGGCTATTGTTTTGGTTTTAAATGAATTTATGGAAAAAGAAAGAGATGACTACTTACAAACTTCTCCTTACGAGCGGTCTGATGAGCGTCATGACTACCGTAATGGATATTATGAACGCGAATTGACAATGAGTATTGGGAAGATAAAACTCAAGGTTCCAAGAACTCGTAATGGTGAATTCTCACCTTCGGTCTTTGAAAAATACGCTCGCTGTGATCAGGCTTTAGTCCTTTCTATGCTCGAGATGGTCATTAATGGTGTCTCTACAAGAAAGGTCACTCATATTGTAGAGCAGCTTTGTGGTGAAAGTATCTCTAAATCGTTTGTTTCATCACTCACTCAAAAGTTAGATCCAATTGTTAATGATTGGGCTAAAAGACCTTTAAACACAGTCTATTTTCCTTTTGTTTTTGTAGATGCAATGTATATAAAAGTACGTGAACATCAACGTGTCGTCTCTAAAGCAGTTTATATTGCCACAGCTCTTACTGAAAAAAACAAGCGTGAAATATTGGGATTAAGTGTAGATCACGCTGAAAGCTATGAAAGTTGGAGTAATTTCTTTAAACAACTTAAATCACGGGGCCTTCAATCCCCGAAACTTGTTATATCTGACGCTCATCAGGGTCTACAAAAAGCTATACAGCGTGAATTTATCGGGACTACTTGGCAAAGATGCAATGTACATTTTAAACGTAATATTATTGAAAAACTCCCTAAAAAGGATTCAGCTGAAATTCGCTTAATGATTAAACGTGTGTTTGAAGCTGTCACAATAGACGATATTAGAACATTTAAGGATGAACTAATGAGTAAGTTTGGAGATAACCCTAAATATGAAAAAGCACTCGATGTATTAGATAAAGGTTTCGAAGATACCATTCAATACATGAATCATCCAGAATCCATTCGTCCTCATATTAGAAGTACTAACTCTCTTGAGCGATTAAATCAAGAAGTACGTAGAAGGGAAAAAGTTATACGTATTTTTCCAAACACCCAATCAGCTTTCCGTCTAGTAGGGGCTGTTTTAATGCACTATCAAGACACGATATACGCTAAGAAAAAATCACTATAGCTAATGGTTTTTTTGAACTTCCATTTATGGATTTTTCCACATCCAGTAAAGGCTGTCAAAGTGAAAAGAGCCTTTGACAGCCTTTACTGGATGTGGAGTTTTAAACCCATGGAAGTTTCGCAAAAAAATGTTAATAGGAGAAGGCCCCAGGCAATTCAATTGGTTGAAATCATTGTATAGGAATTTTACACAATATTTAGGACTTGACTTAAAAACCTTAATTTTGTGTAGATATATTCCAAAATTGTGTAGATAAATCCCAATTTTGTGTAGAAAAAATCCAAAAGTGTGTAGATATATGCTCAAAGTGTGTAGATAAATTCCAGCCACCTAAGTTTGGACCGTTAAAAATGGTTTAAGTTCAACCCTATCGGTAAACAACCCTCCGCCTTTTATATTAAAAGACTCGCTTCAATCCCTAATCACAAAAATATGCTTCCATAGCGTAACCACTTCCTCATAAAATGCCCTATATTCTTGATCCAAGCCTTGTGTGGGGACAGTCCCCCAACACTTTAACGCATCGGGGGCCTGTCCCCCAGCAGGGTAACGCTTTAATGCGACGGGGGACTGTCCCCAAGCTCCCCAAGCTCCCCAAGCTCCCCAAGCTCCCCCACATACTCATAAATTTTCCACTAATTAAGCATAATAAGCTCAGATAAGAGTACGCGTACACTAGCAGAGGAGGCTAAAAATGGTTTTATTGGTTATTACCGTCATCGGTTCAATTCTTGGAATCATTTTTATCCCGAAGCGGCTATCAGCATTGGAGATGTATACAACTTCACTTTTTGCGTCTCTCCTTGCAGCAAATGCAGATGTGTTTTTAGATGTAAAGATGGACTATTACGGCTTTTTCAAAAAGGGAGCCGACTGGGCATACTTGCCGATTCTCATCTTCGTCTATCCGGCAGCAAACATCCTTTTCTTAAATTTCTATCCGTTTAAAAAAAGTCGCACAAAAAAAGTAATTTACTTTGCCAGTTGGACCATCCTTACCACAGCATATGAATACCTCGCCTTACTTACTGAAACTTTCTATCACAACGAGTGGAAGCTCAGTTATTCCTTCATTTGCTACCCGATCCTTTATTGGATTTTGCTCGTAAACTTGCGATTAATCAGGCTGCTAGCAAAAAATCATAGAAAATGGTGAAAAAACATGGCCCTCTACGTACAAAAGTGGCATCCAAGGCGCCCGAAAGTGAACTTAACTTCCTTTAATACAAACTATGTGCGGGTATGCAACCCGTTCATGCCTTTGTGGTGGGCGATGGCAATGCCTGGTGCAGGCCATGTCATGATTGGGAAGAAGTTCAAGGGCTTTTTGCTCTTTGTCTTCGAGTTTCTCGTGAACACCCAAGCCCATCTGAACTTGTCGATCTATTATTCGTGTACAGGAAAATTCGAATTAGCTAAAGCCTGCCTAGATACCAGATGGTTTTTCATCTATATCGGTGTTTATATTTTTAACGCCTGGGATGCGTACCGGTTAACAACGGATATCAACCAGTTTTCGATGCTGGCAGCGAGAGAGGAACCACGGATCCAAGCCTTTAATATCAGCATGTTGGAAATCAATTATCTACAAAGAATAAATGTCTGGCTTCCTGTATTCTGGTCGATCGTTACGCCTGGACTAGGGCATTTAATCGTCAGAAATGTCATTTCGGGCGTGTATCTGATTGTGTGGTATATCATCACGATTTATCAATCGAAAATACTGGAAGGAATCTACCATTGTGTTTATGGAGATTTTGCTCAAGCTTCCGCCGTGATGAATATTCAATGGACCATATATTTACCATCTGTATTTTGTTTTGCTGCCTGTGACAGCTAC
The window above is part of the Bacillus sp. SORGH_AS_0510 genome. Proteins encoded here:
- a CDS encoding SWIM zinc finger family protein, with amino-acid sequence MELTPVSENIELFSEQLRELLHSSVTEDAKLVSKGLMLYRQGLVKQVQIFHDEKVTSTVQDVTPCYVKLILSFLSESSCSCPAEGFCRHQMATFFAVYAQFGSVADWVTEWREPAREQAAISSWGMQTAKDLVKANGVLKPEYSRWVQSFEASFDTLLASKKYTSPYVVPELFGIYERRVHASAPVEQEWRLLYEMVWIVVSFRKLAVLSDQLEHSADVVKRAYLHLFQNLMEDAHELAVKIGVQSLPFAFDEFIEKLKDDAFDLLTCTSGIEYERIYLYRLLWVQFFKKKEWREAEVVKIQARLKELHDWENPAPLMVAGIHINLLLGDDEAALKQVGLFDDAVIVPYLLYWIDYLSGLKAWRRVGTLIELFLQKIKAYLEELGGYHSCVSFVRDALRAVTPYCTESDRADLIERALLQTLPYSFREYEYMLFERGQYDRWGELQAFIGLNFYDLPKERLKLIEKERPEVLLGMLHQTAQKEIDQKNRSSYKLAVRHLKKLRTLYKKLKRVDDWEYFMETLLERTKRLRAFHEECKRSKLIES
- a CDS encoding Ig-like domain-containing protein, whose product is MGKKLVITVLCFLLVLQGGGFVQAGALNSTQLVKTNAADDTNAPVLENFTVLPEYPAIGGTLTMTAKVSDESGVSRVTAILHNFTEKEFEMTLNQETGLWQVDIPIDSYALVGTWNLYVRMYDTVANNTLKSCDEFVDYIVISNQAHRDMDPPIIRSISLNPMPVVVEDPFTIRVKIEEEESGVASVEGELSDGKRDSAVTIPLSYDSNTDEWVATYTYPENTPLNEKYLFIKVRDGAGNFNQSGILFYPKSKYTDETPPDRPIVNEITDKDTVVTGQAEPGSIVKVWNNATIGTATTGIDGQFSVAIPAQPAHSRILVTAYDHAGNSSDSAILFVKDKTPPAKPIVNEVTDANEVLTGKAEPWGTVQVKIAGKLLDTTPVDGHGDFEFVFPWVNHTPLQPAGTELSVTALDREGNESEPTVVVVKDATPPKGPYIYLVTDQDTQISGWTDSVATIEVKADDVLLGSTTCEKNVTFSIPIPQQKAGTILKITATDLAGNVSVTQKTVLDRTPPEQPHVKKVTDQDTVVTGEAEAGSRIDVEGNTVLGTAITGTDGKFSVTIPRQEADTQLAIYAWDAAGNRSPIEYVRVADGTPPLPPVVNEVSDMDTVVNGKAEIYSTVEVKVNGVVIGSTMTYHDQFSVNIPSQPAGTELTITATDRLGNVSPAATVTVVKSKPVLMGWVEENGKMYYYDPVTHVKKTGWFTVGMSKYFFDLTTGTMQVGWMKEGATWYYFRDDGEMVTGWVLDRGTRYYLNSSGAMQTGWVKDGTGWFFFNNSGAMQTGWLKVGKVWYYLNSNGSMQTGWLWWGKGWYYFKGSGAMATGWAKVGATWYYFNSSGTMVTGWLKSGRQWYYLNSSGAMVTGWAKIAGKSYYFYSNGVLK
- a CDS encoding DUF805 domain-containing protein, with translation MQWFLKALQNYAVFNGRARRKEYWFFVLFVGIISIVLTVLMEATNSWATIILALVFYVAIIIPSIAVTVRRLHDIGRSGWWYLLSLVPLGNLVILIFTLLESQPEANQWGPNPLEKSL
- a CDS encoding Ig-like domain-containing protein, which codes for MGKRIILSIIALMLCIPGLGLTVGATPAAASAEEPILDYLESASVSQTEANVGDTITIKAKLNVSADFLRGVRAHLSGATEKVVDLAYKAGEDRWVGTYQIRPYDHQGKWNLSFYIETKEGGWGEPKTDQSITVTNPNEDRALPVANSITLDPQTVKAGEPFQIRAKISDNSGVASVKADFNKDGVTWFGPKLTYDSSKDEWTVPYTFNTNTVPGDWELELTITDVASNVSTVTKAFQLTNPNLDTVAPTFKSLTISKEVVTHSEQLKVQADISDDNSGIAFAEVRFEFIDLTHYYSFALVKNPSTGLWETTINVPSYFETGTFNVYLQVEDKAGNAIFPRNGQRLQVYVAKPTVNKVSDKDTYVSGTGEPGFTIEVKAGDTLLGSAVVGGDRKFSVKIPTQKEGTQISVGTIDSYGTKSVPAYVTVEKAKPSGWVNQAGKWYYYDPATFALKTGWFKVGTTWYYANSSGVMQTGWIKLGTTWYYLTSSGAMKTGWLQLGKTWYYFNGSGAMVTGWLKSGTTWYYFNGSGAMVTGWVKIGSKSYYFYSSGALR
- a CDS encoding VOC family protein; this encodes MKIYETHVNTRNLEQSIAFYQSLGLELAYVIEERRVAFFWLGEAGTKEQMLGVWEEPAETFTPSHFAFAVPLDELLKIPSFLEKRGIELRPSFGLDASEPVVHTWMPAASYYFADPDGNSLEYLALLEGEAKPELGVVHLSEWQRVCAES
- a CDS encoding IS256 family transposase, coding for MTQLQFTLDMEVLKDSVMNSNIDTVIKSAIVLVLNEFMEKERDDYLQTSPYERSDERHDYRNGYYERELTMSIGKIKLKVPRTRNGEFSPSVFEKYARCDQALVLSMLEMVINGVSTRKVTHIVEQLCGESISKSFVSSLTQKLDPIVNDWAKRPLNTVYFPFVFVDAMYIKVREHQRVVSKAVYIATALTEKNKREILGLSVDHAESYESWSNFFKQLKSRGLQSPKLVISDAHQGLQKAIQREFIGTTWQRCNVHFKRNIIEKLPKKDSAEIRLMIKRVFEAVTIDDIRTFKDELMSKFGDNPKYEKALDVLDKGFEDTIQYMNHPESIRPHIRSTNSLERLNQEVRRREKVIRIFPNTQSAFRLVGAVLMHYQDTIYAKKKSL
- a CDS encoding CBO0543 family protein; this translates as MVLLVITVIGSILGIIFIPKRLSALEMYTTSLFASLLAANADVFLDVKMDYYGFFKKGADWAYLPILIFVYPAANILFLNFYPFKKSRTKKVIYFASWTILTTAYEYLALLTETFYHNEWKLSYSFICYPILYWILLVNLRLIRLLAKNHRKW